CTGACGGGAGACCTCGGCACCTCGCTGCAGAACGGCGCCGACGTCGAGGCCCTCATCGCCACGGCGCTGCCGTCGACGCTCGCGCTCGCATCGCTCGGCTTCGTCGTCGCGGTGCTGCTGGCCGTCGGCATCGCGGTCGCCGCGACCTTCTCGGGGGCGGAGTGGCTGCGCCGCGCGTTCCGCTCGCTGCCGCCGCTGTTCGTCTCGATCCCGGTCTTCTGGCTCGGCATCGTGCTGCTGCAGGTGGTCTCGTTCCGACTCGGCCTCGTGCCCGTCATCAACGCGAATCCCGTGGAGGCGCTCATCCTGCCCGTCATCACGCTCGCGGTGCCGATCGCCGCACCGCTCGCGCAGGTGCTCATCCGCAGCATCGACGACACCGTCGCCGAGCCCTTCATCGCCGTGGCGGCCTCGCGCGGTGCGAGCCCCCGCTGGCTGCTGTCGAAGGAGGTCGCGCGCAACTCGCTGCTGCCGACGCTCACGATCGCGGGCGTGCTGTTCGGCGAGCTGATCGCCGGTGCCGTCGTGACCGAGACCGTCTTCGCCCGCACCGGCCTCGGCCGCCTGACGCAGGAGGCGGTCGCGACGCGCGACATCCCGGTGCTGCAGGCGATCGTCGTCATCTCGGCGGTCGGCTTCGTGGCGATCAACCTGCTCGTCGACCTCGTCGCCCCGGCGATCGACCCGCGGCTGCGGAAGGCGGTGCACGCATGAGCGCCATCGCCTCGAGCCTGCTGCCCAGGCGCACGGAGCGCGCGGCTCGCCCGCGTCCGCGCGCCACCCTCGTCCTCGCCATCGCGGTGCTCGCGCTCGCCCTCGCGTGGGCCGTCGTGCCGTGGCTGTTCACCGCGCAGGACCCGATCGCCGGTGTCGCGCTCGATGCCCTGCAGGCGCCCAGCGCCGCGCATCCGTTCGGCACCGACGCCACCGGCCGCGATCTGCTCGCCCGCGTCATCTTCGGCGCCGGCAACTCGCTCGCCGGCGCCGCCATCGCCGTGCTCGTCGGCCTCGTGGTCGGCACCGCGATCGGCGTGCTCGCCGGCTCGACCGGCGGCGTCGTCGAGGAGGCGCTCATGCGCGTCGTCGACGTGCTGCTGGCCATCCCCGGACTGCTGCTCTCGCTCAGCGTGATCGTGCTGCTCGGCTTCGGCGTCACGAACGCCGCCATCGCGGTGGGCATCACCTCGATCGCCGTGTTCGCGCGGCTCGCGCGCTCGCAGGTCGTGCGCGTGCGCCGCAGCGACTACGTCGAGGCGGCGTTCGGCTCCGGCGGCTCGTTCCTCGCCGTGCTGTGGCGCCATGTGCTGCCCAACTCGCTCGGCGCCGTGCTGGCGCTCGCGG
The window above is part of the Agrococcus sp. ARC_14 genome. Proteins encoded here:
- a CDS encoding ABC transporter permease, giving the protein MPYALRRTGQAVLVVVATFVLAFLLLHALPGDAIVARYASPELGLSTAQLQELREVYGVDQPIWVQLWQSAVGFLTGDLGTSLQNGADVEALIATALPSTLALASLGFVVAVLLAVGIAVAATFSGAEWLRRAFRSLPPLFVSIPVFWLGIVLLQVVSFRLGLVPVINANPVEALILPVITLAVPIAAPLAQVLIRSIDDTVAEPFIAVAASRGASPRWLLSKEVARNSLLPTLTIAGVLFGELIAGAVVTETVFARTGLGRLTQEAVATRDIPVLQAIVVISAVGFVAINLLVDLVAPAIDPRLRKAVHA
- a CDS encoding ABC transporter permease, producing the protein MSAIASSLLPRRTERAARPRPRATLVLAIAVLALALAWAVVPWLFTAQDPIAGVALDALQAPSAAHPFGTDATGRDLLARVIFGAGNSLAGAAIAVLVGLVVGTAIGVLAGSTGGVVEEALMRVVDVLLAIPGLLLSLSVIVLLGFGVTNAAIAVGITSIAVFARLARSQVVRVRRSDYVEAAFGSGGSFLAVLWRHVLPNSLGAVLALAALQFGSAILQISTLGFLGYGAPPPTPEWGLLIAESRDYVATAWWLTTLPGLVVAAVVLSANRIAAAVRGGTR